From Hymenobacter sedentarius, a single genomic window includes:
- a CDS encoding 6-pyruvoyl trahydropterin synthase family protein, producing MQVTVCRTEHFNAAHRLHNSNWSAEQNTRVFGKCNNPNYHGHNYNLTVRLTGPVDPETGYVYDLKRLSDLIKHEVLDRYDHRNLNLDTEEFRTLNPTAENIATVIWQRLRPHLDTGLALSVTLYETDRNFVEYHG from the coding sequence ATGCAAGTTACCGTTTGCCGCACCGAGCACTTTAATGCCGCCCATCGCCTGCACAACTCCAATTGGAGCGCCGAGCAGAACACCCGGGTGTTTGGCAAGTGCAACAACCCCAACTACCACGGCCATAACTATAACCTGACCGTGCGCCTGACCGGGCCGGTGGACCCCGAAACGGGCTACGTGTATGACCTGAAACGGCTCAGCGACCTTATTAAGCACGAAGTGCTGGACCGCTACGACCACCGCAACCTGAACCTGGATACGGAAGAGTTTCGTACCTTAAACCCCACGGCCGAAAACATCGCCACTGTAATTTGGCAGCGCCTGCGCCCGCACCTGGACACCGGCCTTGCCCTTTCGGTCACGCTCTACGAGACGGACCGCAACTTTGTAGAATACCATGGATAA
- a CDS encoding 30S ribosomal protein S16, with translation MAVKIRLARRGRKKAATYDIVVADARAPRDGRFIEKLGTYNPQTNPATINYDADRAFYWMMTGAQPTDTVRAMLSYRGVLYRRHLQLGVDKGAITQEVADERFNAWKEEKDAKIEGKRTGLVDAKATAKQAAFAAETKVKEARSEAQRQKAAALLAANTPAPAAEEATEAPAEEAAPEAAE, from the coding sequence ATGGCAGTTAAAATCCGCCTCGCCCGCCGTGGCCGCAAGAAGGCCGCGACTTACGACATCGTAGTAGCTGACGCCCGCGCTCCCCGCGACGGCCGTTTCATCGAGAAGCTCGGCACCTACAACCCCCAAACCAACCCCGCCACCATCAACTACGACGCCGACCGCGCGTTCTACTGGATGATGACCGGTGCTCAGCCCACCGACACCGTTCGGGCCATGCTCAGCTACCGCGGTGTACTGTACCGTCGTCACCTGCAGCTGGGTGTTGACAAAGGCGCTATCACGCAAGAGGTAGCCGACGAGCGTTTCAACGCTTGGAAAGAAGAGAAAGACGCCAAAATCGAAGGCAAGCGCACCGGCCTAGTTGACGCCAAAGCAACTGCCAAGCAGGCTGCTTTCGCTGCTGAGACCAAGGTGAAGGAAGCTCGTTCGGAAGCTCAGCGTCAGAAAGCTGCCGCTCTGCTGGCTGCCAACACGCCCGCTCCCGCTGCCGAGGAAGCTACCGAGGCTCCGGCCGAAGAAGCTGCTCCCGAAGCTGCCGAGTAG
- a CDS encoding TIGR01777 family oxidoreductase: MKAFISASAIGVYGDTADTVLTEDTPPGLPTHDFLADVAHQWELATEPIAALGIRTVIPRIGIVLSTEGGALPQMARPMKLGAGAALGSGRQFMSWIHLDDLCRLIMAMIDDDNWQGTYNAVAPAPVTNQQFTETLAQVLHRRLVLPKVPAFGLKLALGEMSEIVLASQRVSADKVLAQGFTYEYPELRGALDALYGETV; encoded by the coding sequence GTGAAGGCCTTTATCTCGGCCTCGGCCATCGGCGTGTACGGCGACACCGCCGACACCGTCCTCACCGAGGACACGCCGCCCGGCCTGCCCACCCACGATTTTCTGGCCGACGTGGCCCACCAGTGGGAGCTGGCCACCGAGCCCATTGCGGCCCTGGGCATCCGCACGGTCATTCCGCGCATCGGCATTGTGCTGAGCACCGAGGGCGGGGCCCTGCCCCAGATGGCGCGCCCCATGAAGCTGGGCGCCGGCGCGGCCCTGGGCAGCGGCAGGCAATTCATGTCCTGGATTCACCTCGACGACCTTTGCCGGCTCATCATGGCCATGATAGACGACGACAACTGGCAGGGCACCTACAACGCCGTGGCCCCCGCCCCCGTCACCAACCAGCAGTTTACCGAAACGCTGGCCCAGGTGCTGCACCGCCGCCTGGTGCTGCCCAAGGTGCCCGCCTTTGGCCTGAAGCTGGCCCTGGGCGAGATGAGTGAGATTGTGCTGGCCTCGCAGCGGGTTAGCGCGGACAAGGTGTTGGCGCAGGGCTTCACCTACGAGTACCCGGAGCTGCGCGGCGCGCTGGATGCGCTGTATGGGGAAACGGTGTAG
- the rplS gene encoding 50S ribosomal protein L19, whose translation MSVLLDFIQAESQERRASFPQFAAGDTINVHVKIREGNKERIQQFQGVVLQRRNPSSNGETFTVRKISNQIGTERIFPLLSPNIDKIEVVRRGKVRRARLFYLRGLSGKASRIKERRLNQVAKASA comes from the coding sequence ATGAGCGTACTACTTGACTTTATCCAGGCCGAATCGCAGGAGCGCCGCGCCAGCTTCCCCCAGTTCGCCGCCGGCGACACGATTAACGTGCACGTGAAAATCCGCGAGGGCAACAAGGAGCGCATCCAGCAGTTCCAGGGCGTGGTGCTGCAGCGCCGCAACCCGAGCTCCAACGGCGAAACCTTCACCGTTCGCAAGATTTCTAACCAAATCGGTACCGAGCGTATCTTCCCCCTGCTCTCGCCTAACATCGACAAAATCGAGGTTGTCCGTCGCGGCAAAGTACGTCGTGCCCGTCTGTTCTACCTGCGCGGCCTGTCCGGCAAAGCTTCCCGTATCAAGGAGCGTCGCCTCAACCAGGTTGCCAAGGCTTCGGCTTAA
- the rimM gene encoding ribosome maturation factor RimM (Essential for efficient processing of 16S rRNA), protein MLLDETYQLGYIIKTHGLRGHVVAHFDVDDAKAYQKLKTVYLALAGAPTKLVEHKVEMVQPQTGSKVLLKLSGIDRIEEAEPLRGSQLHLPLTDLPALEEDQFYFHDVIGFTVIDENLGELGTVENFYELPQQDMLAMRYQGQEVLIPVVDELVSHADHTKKQIYVNLPDGLLDVYLKPSSRDKEEPDEFDEA, encoded by the coding sequence ATGCTTCTCGACGAAACGTATCAGCTCGGCTACATCATCAAGACCCACGGCCTGCGCGGCCACGTGGTGGCCCACTTCGATGTAGACGATGCCAAGGCTTATCAAAAGCTCAAAACGGTGTACCTGGCCCTGGCCGGGGCCCCCACCAAGCTGGTGGAGCACAAAGTAGAAATGGTGCAGCCCCAGACCGGCTCCAAAGTGCTGCTCAAGCTCAGCGGCATCGACCGCATTGAGGAAGCCGAGCCCCTGCGTGGCTCCCAGCTCCACCTGCCCCTCACCGACCTGCCGGCGCTGGAAGAAGACCAGTTCTATTTCCACGATGTCATCGGCTTCACCGTAATCGATGAAAATCTGGGCGAGCTGGGCACCGTGGAGAACTTCTACGAGCTGCCCCAGCAAGACATGCTGGCCATGCGCTACCAGGGCCAGGAAGTGCTGATTCCGGTAGTGGATGAGCTGGTGAGCCACGCCGACCACACGAAGAAGCAGATTTACGTGAACCTGCCCGACGGCTTGCTCGACGTCTACCTCAAGCCCTCGTCCCGCGACAAGGAAGAGCCCGACGAATTCGACGAGGCGTAG
- a CDS encoding transglycosylase domain-containing protein — translation MADLKPPLTSPATGTKLKKRRRWPLRLTSWAWVLFGVVVILFLVYPFLVSTNFMFLFGKSPSLGDLENPKVEQASELYTSDGVLIGKYFRENRSPVPLSKMSPLLIKALIATEDVRFYEHSGIDLQAVVGGAFSSLRGDKRGGSTITQQLAKNLYKIRRQQSRGALGYIPVVSTIVAKTKEWLTAVDLEQRYTKEEILRMYLNTVEYGSSAFGIKVAAKTFFNTSPDSLRPEQAAMLVGVLNNPTAYNPRFHPAAALRRRNVVLDRMGHAGVLPKSEITALKATPIVLDYHVEKHIDGPDTYFRSAISQFVDAWCDSTGHDMYRDGLKIYLTIDSRMQAHAEEALHERMKALQRQFDNFWRNKGKNPWVDDEGNEIPDFIETQIKRTEGYKTLANRYKNQPQRLDSALHAKRPMKVFTWKHDDNDTTLVMSPLDSLAYYKHFLQSGMMSMDPFTGQIKAWVGGLDYRFFQYDHVKQGKRQAGSTFKPFVYLTAIDNGYSPCDRIQDKRVTINYVENGQPMEWKPDNVTREYTGINMTLRHAMARSVNSVTAQLTEKVGWENVAKYAHKVGITSPLLAVPSIGLGSGGDVSVFEMVNAYSTFMNTGFRSEPRLVTRIEDRNGNVIKQFDPVQKRAVSAETAWLMTYMLRGGMEEPGGTSQALWDYELWRNNNQIGGKTGTTSNYSDGWYMGMTKDLMTGVWVGGEDRSIHFTGSQQGEGGRTALPIFGKFMEKVYRDKELGYTPGPFPKPTVKISKKYNCVSPSEPRRRAEAVDTIAADNLLERMNSAGGGVPDSLPRR, via the coding sequence ATGGCCGACCTCAAACCGCCACTTACTTCTCCTGCTACCGGCACGAAACTGAAAAAGCGCCGGCGCTGGCCGCTGCGGCTCACCAGCTGGGCCTGGGTGCTCTTTGGCGTTGTCGTGATTCTGTTTCTGGTGTACCCGTTTTTGGTGAGCACCAATTTTATGTTCCTCTTCGGCAAGTCGCCCAGCCTGGGCGATTTGGAAAACCCCAAAGTGGAGCAAGCCTCCGAGCTGTACACTTCCGATGGCGTGCTGATTGGCAAGTACTTCCGCGAAAACCGCTCGCCGGTGCCGCTCAGCAAGATGTCACCTCTGCTGATTAAGGCCCTGATTGCGACCGAAGACGTGCGCTTCTACGAGCACTCGGGCATCGACCTGCAGGCGGTGGTGGGCGGGGCCTTTTCGTCGCTGCGCGGCGACAAGCGCGGCGGCTCCACCATCACGCAGCAGCTGGCCAAAAACCTCTACAAAATTCGCCGGCAGCAGAGCCGCGGCGCGTTGGGCTACATTCCGGTGGTGAGCACCATCGTGGCCAAAACCAAGGAGTGGCTCACCGCCGTGGACCTGGAGCAGCGCTACACCAAGGAAGAAATTCTGCGGATGTACCTCAACACCGTGGAGTACGGCTCCAGCGCGTTCGGCATCAAAGTAGCCGCCAAAACCTTCTTCAACACCTCGCCCGACAGCCTCAGGCCCGAGCAGGCCGCCATGCTGGTGGGCGTGCTCAACAACCCCACGGCTTATAACCCGCGCTTTCACCCGGCCGCCGCGCTGCGCCGCCGCAACGTGGTGCTCGACCGCATGGGCCACGCCGGGGTGCTGCCCAAAAGCGAGATTACGGCCCTCAAAGCCACGCCTATTGTGCTCGATTACCACGTCGAGAAACACATCGACGGGCCGGATACTTACTTCCGCAGCGCCATCAGCCAGTTTGTGGACGCCTGGTGCGACAGCACCGGTCACGACATGTACCGCGACGGCCTGAAAATCTACCTCACCATCGATTCGCGCATGCAGGCCCACGCCGAGGAGGCGCTGCACGAGCGCATGAAGGCCTTGCAGCGGCAGTTCGACAACTTCTGGCGCAACAAGGGCAAGAACCCCTGGGTGGACGACGAGGGCAACGAAATCCCCGACTTCATCGAAACCCAGATAAAGCGCACCGAGGGCTACAAGACCCTCGCCAACCGCTACAAAAACCAGCCCCAGCGCCTGGATTCGGCCTTGCACGCCAAGCGTCCCATGAAGGTATTTACCTGGAAGCACGACGATAACGACACCACGCTGGTGATGTCGCCGCTCGATTCGCTGGCGTACTACAAGCACTTTCTGCAATCGGGCATGATGAGCATGGACCCCTTCACTGGCCAGATTAAGGCCTGGGTGGGTGGGCTCGATTACCGCTTTTTCCAGTACGACCACGTGAAGCAGGGCAAGCGGCAGGCCGGCTCCACGTTCAAGCCCTTCGTGTACCTCACGGCCATCGACAACGGTTACTCGCCCTGCGACCGCATTCAGGACAAGCGCGTGACCATCAACTATGTAGAAAACGGCCAGCCCATGGAATGGAAGCCCGACAACGTAACGCGCGAGTACACCGGCATCAACATGACGCTGCGCCACGCCATGGCCCGCTCCGTCAACTCCGTCACGGCCCAGCTGACCGAGAAAGTGGGCTGGGAGAACGTGGCCAAGTACGCCCACAAAGTCGGCATCACTAGCCCGCTGCTGGCGGTGCCCAGCATCGGCCTCGGCTCGGGCGGCGACGTGAGCGTGTTTGAAATGGTGAACGCCTACAGCACCTTTATGAACACGGGCTTCCGCAGCGAGCCGCGCCTGGTTACCCGCATCGAAGACCGCAACGGCAACGTCATCAAGCAGTTTGACCCCGTGCAGAAGCGCGCCGTCTCGGCCGAAACCGCGTGGCTGATGACCTACATGCTGCGCGGCGGCATGGAAGAGCCCGGCGGCACCTCGCAGGCCCTGTGGGACTACGAGCTCTGGCGCAACAACAACCAGATTGGCGGCAAAACCGGCACCACCTCCAACTACTCCGACGGCTGGTACATGGGCATGACCAAGGACCTGATGACCGGCGTGTGGGTGGGCGGCGAAGACCGCAGCATTCACTTCACGGGCTCGCAGCAGGGCGAAGGCGGCCGCACGGCGCTGCCCATCTTCGGCAAGTTTATGGAGAAGGTGTACCGCGACAAGGAATTGGGCTACACCCCGGGCCCCTTCCCCAAGCCCACCGTCAAGATTAGCAAGAAATACAACTGCGTCTCGCCCAGCGAGCCGCGCCGCCGCGCCGAAGCCGTAGACACCATCGCCGCCGACAACTTGCTGGAGCGCATGAACAGCGCTGGCGGCGGGGTGCCCGACAGCCTGCCGCGGCGCTAG
- a CDS encoding DUF1259 domain-containing protein, with protein MMNAQFSRRDWLKTTALVTTPLLLSPVGAFAKPTASGRTPPLSAADIAAIEAAMGKKGTYVEAQATLTTPLPRNDLKVTIKGEPVPTALGFGGWVAIKHTLDGKSAMLMSDTVLLQEEVNPLISAAHANGLEVGAIHNHFFYEEPRIFYMHIHGMGSPSELARKYAATLKNSKLLPANQPQASPTTATQPGNTTTPAAAAQTGKELFDLAALDQIVKYQGTVNGPTYKYTVGRADLQSVMMGTEMTAAIGLNSWAAFAGKHADAHIAGDIAMLEREVNPVIKALRANNLEVVAVHNHMLFDQPRMMFLHYYGRGPAAQLAQGFRAALNELGQKEGSPHMQH; from the coding sequence ATGATGAATGCTCAATTTTCCCGTCGCGATTGGCTCAAGACCACGGCACTGGTCACTACGCCGCTGCTACTAAGCCCTGTGGGCGCGTTTGCAAAGCCAACAGCCTCCGGCAGGACGCCGCCGCTGAGCGCGGCCGACATTGCGGCCATCGAAGCCGCCATGGGCAAGAAAGGCACCTACGTGGAGGCGCAGGCGACCCTCACCACGCCGCTGCCCCGCAACGACTTGAAAGTAACCATCAAGGGCGAGCCGGTGCCCACGGCCCTGGGATTCGGCGGCTGGGTGGCCATCAAGCACACGCTGGACGGTAAGTCGGCCATGCTGATGAGCGACACCGTGCTGCTGCAGGAAGAAGTGAACCCGCTTATCTCGGCTGCTCATGCCAATGGCCTGGAAGTGGGCGCCATTCACAACCACTTTTTCTACGAGGAGCCGCGCATCTTCTACATGCACATCCATGGCATGGGCAGCCCCTCCGAACTGGCCCGGAAGTATGCCGCTACCCTGAAAAACTCCAAGCTGCTGCCGGCCAACCAGCCACAAGCCAGCCCAACGACGGCAACCCAACCGGGCAACACCACCACTCCAGCCGCCGCTGCGCAAACCGGCAAAGAGCTGTTTGACCTGGCTGCGCTCGACCAGATAGTGAAGTACCAGGGCACCGTGAATGGCCCAACGTACAAATACACCGTGGGCCGCGCCGACTTGCAGTCCGTGATGATGGGTACGGAAATGACGGCCGCCATTGGGCTAAATTCCTGGGCAGCATTCGCGGGCAAGCACGCCGATGCGCACATCGCCGGCGACATCGCCATGCTGGAGCGTGAAGTCAACCCCGTTATCAAAGCCTTGCGGGCCAACAACCTGGAAGTAGTAGCCGTGCACAACCACATGCTCTTCGACCAGCCCCGCATGATGTTTCTGCACTACTACGGGCGTGGGCCGGCCGCGCAACTGGCTCAGGGCTTCCGGGCGGCGCTAAACGAACTCGGCCAAAAAGAGGGAAGCCCGCACATGCAGCACTAG
- the folE gene encoding GTP cyclohydrolase I FolE produces the protein MDNLSGLAPATDAHLPSSLRTPLRDDAFDQADEAKIAAIAGHFEAIMRELGLDLRDDSLAGTPRRVAKMYVQEWFKGLDPKHRPEVRLFENRYGYHQLLVERDITLFSCCEHHFVPIIGKAHVAYLPGSHVVGLSKLNRVVQYYARRPQVQERLTRQIAEELKLSLGTDDVAVLIEADHLCVMSRGVNDTSSSTLTSEYGGRFASDEALRSEFLRQIGK, from the coding sequence ATGGATAACCTCTCCGGCTTGGCTCCGGCAACCGACGCGCACCTCCCGAGCAGCCTGCGCACCCCTCTTCGCGACGACGCCTTTGACCAAGCCGACGAGGCGAAGATTGCGGCCATTGCGGGGCATTTCGAGGCCATCATGCGGGAGCTGGGGCTGGACCTGCGCGACGACAGCCTGGCCGGCACGCCCCGGCGCGTGGCCAAGATGTACGTGCAGGAGTGGTTCAAGGGCCTGGACCCCAAGCACCGCCCCGAGGTGCGCCTGTTCGAGAACCGCTACGGCTACCACCAACTGCTGGTCGAGCGCGACATCACGCTCTTTTCCTGCTGCGAGCACCACTTCGTGCCCATCATCGGCAAGGCCCACGTGGCTTACCTGCCCGGCAGCCACGTGGTGGGCCTGAGCAAGCTCAACCGGGTGGTGCAGTACTACGCCCGCCGCCCGCAGGTGCAGGAGCGCCTCACCCGCCAGATTGCCGAGGAGCTCAAGCTGAGCCTGGGCACCGACGACGTGGCCGTGCTCATCGAAGCCGACCACCTCTGCGTGATGAGCCGCGGCGTCAACGACACGAGCAGCTCCACCCTGACCAGCGAATACGGGGGCCGTTTTGCCTCGGACGAAGCATTGCGGAGCGAGTTTTTGCGCCAGATTGGCAAGTAA
- the trmD gene encoding tRNA (guanosine(37)-N1)-methyltransferase TrmD produces MRIDILTCLPELLVSPFSHSIVKRAQDKGLAEIHLHQLRDKAINKHGQIDDAVFGGGAGMVLRVEPIAAWIDELQAQRSYDAIIYLTPDGETLRQPLANRLSLFQNIIMLCGHYKGIDERIRQTYITHEISVGDYVLSGGELGAAILVDAVVRLLPGVLGNEESALSDSFQDDLLAPPVYTRPAEWRGQAVPDILLSGNTPKIEEWRHEQALARTQARRPDLLSH; encoded by the coding sequence ATGCGCATCGATATCCTCACCTGCCTGCCCGAGTTGCTGGTTAGCCCTTTCTCCCATTCCATCGTGAAGCGGGCGCAAGACAAGGGCCTGGCCGAAATACATCTGCACCAGCTGCGCGACAAAGCCATCAACAAGCACGGTCAGATTGATGATGCCGTGTTTGGCGGCGGTGCCGGCATGGTGTTGCGCGTGGAGCCCATCGCGGCCTGGATAGATGAGTTGCAGGCCCAGCGGTCTTACGACGCCATTATCTACCTCACGCCCGATGGCGAGACCCTGCGCCAGCCGCTGGCCAACCGGCTGTCGCTGTTCCAGAACATCATCATGCTTTGCGGCCACTACAAGGGCATCGACGAGCGAATTCGCCAAACCTACATCACCCACGAAATCAGCGTGGGCGACTACGTACTGAGCGGCGGCGAGTTGGGCGCGGCCATCCTGGTTGATGCCGTGGTGCGGCTGCTGCCCGGCGTGTTGGGCAATGAGGAGTCGGCCTTGTCGGATTCTTTTCAGGACGATTTGCTGGCGCCGCCGGTGTACACCCGCCCAGCGGAGTGGCGCGGGCAGGCCGTGCCCGACATTCTTTTATCGGGCAATACGCCCAAAATTGAAGAGTGGCGGCATGAGCAAGCCCTGGCCCGCACGCAGGCCCGGCGGCCCGATTTACTGAGCCACTAG
- a CDS encoding acyl-CoA desaturase, translated as MAILIFFVAHYYLSLFTQTFYLHRYAAHKMFTMNKFWEKFFFAFTYICQGSSFLSPRAYALLHRMHHAYSDTALDPHSPHFSNNAFDMMWKTKVIYNDVVNDVHEGAKRFEGDIPEWKWLDKFGGTVYSRVGWGTAYVLFYINFATAWWQYLLLPIHFLMGPIHGAIVNWGGHKYGYQNFDNNDKSKNTLALDFLAFGELFQNNHHKLPMRVNFGVKWWELDPTYSVIWTLDKVGVIKLKRKVAKRVAVPA; from the coding sequence ATGGCTATCCTCATTTTCTTCGTCGCGCACTACTACTTATCGTTGTTCACCCAAACATTTTACCTGCACCGCTACGCGGCGCACAAAATGTTTACAATGAATAAGTTCTGGGAGAAGTTTTTCTTCGCCTTCACGTACATCTGCCAGGGCAGCAGCTTCCTCTCGCCCCGGGCCTACGCGCTGCTGCACCGCATGCACCACGCCTATTCCGACACGGCCCTGGACCCGCACTCGCCCCACTTCTCGAACAACGCGTTCGACATGATGTGGAAGACCAAGGTGATTTACAACGACGTAGTGAACGACGTGCACGAAGGCGCCAAGCGCTTCGAAGGCGACATTCCGGAGTGGAAGTGGCTCGATAAGTTTGGCGGCACGGTGTACTCCCGCGTGGGCTGGGGCACAGCGTACGTGCTGTTCTACATCAACTTCGCTACCGCTTGGTGGCAGTACCTGCTGCTCCCCATTCACTTCCTAATGGGCCCCATCCACGGCGCCATCGTGAACTGGGGCGGCCACAAGTACGGCTACCAGAACTTCGACAACAACGACAAATCCAAGAACACGCTGGCCCTGGACTTCCTGGCCTTCGGCGAGCTGTTCCAGAACAACCACCACAAGCTGCCCATGCGCGTAAACTTCGGCGTGAAGTGGTGGGAGCTCGACCCCACTTATTCCGTTATCTGGACCCTAGACAAAGTCGGCGTCATCAAGCTGAAGCGCAAAGTAGCCAAGCGCGTCGCTGTACCAGCCTAA
- a CDS encoding NAD-dependent epimerase/dehydratase family protein produces the protein MTENSPRKVLITGGTGLIGTRLAEMLIDSGYEVALLSREPTKSSRYRSFRWDPRAGTIDEAAIPYADYIVNLAGASVSDGKWTDERKRDIMTSRLGAWRCCTASWPSKSTT, from the coding sequence ATGACCGAAAACTCTCCTCGCAAAGTCCTCATTACCGGCGGCACCGGTCTCATTGGGACCCGCCTTGCCGAAATGCTGATTGACAGCGGCTACGAAGTGGCACTGCTCAGCCGGGAGCCCACCAAGAGCAGCCGCTACCGCAGCTTCCGCTGGGACCCGCGGGCCGGGACCATCGATGAGGCCGCCATTCCCTACGCCGATTACATCGTGAACCTGGCCGGGGCCAGCGTCTCGGATGGCAAGTGGACCGATGAGCGCAAGCGCGACATCATGACCAGCCGGCTGGGGGCCTGGCGCTGCTGCACCGCGAGCTGGCCAAGCAAAAGCACCACGTGA